The Deltaproteobacteria bacterium genomic interval CGGCCGCCTCGGAGTCCGCCCCGGGAAGTGAGCCGTCGTAGAGGGAGGCGAAGAAGCCGCCCTCGCCCCTGCGGCGCTCGACCATGCGCATCGTCTCGTAGCGCAGCCTCAGGGCCTCGACACCGCAGGGGGCGAGCCTTGCCACCCCGAAACGCTCCAGTATCTTGAGCGCGAGGGCCACGAGGCATCCGCCCGACGACGGCGGCGGATTGGTATGGACCGTCCAGTCCCGGTAGGAGAAGACGAGGGGACGGCGCACCTCCACGCGGTAGTCCGAGAGGTCTTCGGCCGTGATGAGTCCCCGGCGGCCGAAGCTGTCGAGGATGCGGCCGGCGAACTCGCCGCCGTAAAAGGCGTCGAGCCCTCCGGCGGCGAGACGTTCGAGGGTGTCGGCCAGCGCCGGATTGCGCAGTATCTCGCCTTCGCCGAGCAGCCTGCCCCCTGGGGCGAAGACGGCCCGCGCCTCGTCGCTTGCCGTGAGCATGGGCGCCAGTATCTCGTGGAAGCGCGCCTGGCCCGCCGTAAGCCTTACGCCCTCCCTGGCGTAACGCACCGCCGGGGCCGCGAGGTCCGCAAGCTCCATCGTGCAGCGCCGCTCGTGCACGACGGCCAGCCCCTTGAGAACTCCGGGCACCGCCGCGGCGCCGCGGCCTATGTAGAAGGACTGGACGGCGCCGCTGAAGCTCACGTCGGCCCTGAAGAACTCCGCCTCGTCCGTGCGTGAGCGTCCCCTGCCCGGCACATCGGGAAAGAAGTCGTAGAGCTCCGCCTCCGACGGCGTCACGGAGAGAAGGAACCCCCCTCCGCCCGGGCTCGTCATGGCCGGCTCGGCCGCGAAGGAGGCAAGCGCCGCCGCAAGGGCGGCGTCGAAGGCATTGCCGCCCCTGTCGAGGACCTCGCGGCCCGCCATGGCCGTGAGCTCGTGTCCCGCCGCCACCAAGCCCTTCATACGCGCCTACTCGAGCTCGCCGCGCAACAGGTCTACAAGCTCCTCCACCACGGAGGCGAGCTCCCCGCTCTCGCGCCAGCGCGCAAGCTGCCGCATGGCCCCGCCCCCCGCGGCCACAGCGGCCCGCACCCTGTCGGCGTAGCCGAGCGTGCCGAGCTCATCCATCTCACGGCGAAGCATGTCGAGGAGACGGAGCACCGAGTCGCTCGCGCTGTCCGTGCCCACCCCCCCGGCGTCTATGAGCAGCGCGTCGAGGCCGTAGCGGCAGGCCCTCCACTTGTTCTCCCTGATTATGGCCGGATGCGTCCTTTCGCAGGGCACGCCGGCGTCGAAGTCGCGGGAGAACCGCACGACGAGGGCCTGGATGAGCGCCGCCACGGCGCAGATCTCGCCGAGCGTGCTCGGCACGTCGCACACCCTCGCCTCGATGGTGCCGAAGTCTGGATGGGGACGGACGTCCCACCATATGTCGCGGAAAGAGCGTATGGTGCCGGTCGCCTTGTACTTCTCGATGATATCGACGTAGTCGCGCCAGTCGTCGAAGTAGAAGGGAAGCCCCGCGATGGGGAGTGTTTCGAAGACCTTGGTCCTGTAGGACATGAGCCCCGTGAACTCCCCCTCCCAGAAGGGCGAGTTGGCCGAGAGGGCGAGCAGCTTGGGCAGATGCTCCACGAGCCTGTTCATCACGTATACGCACTTCTCGCCGCCGCCCACGCCGATGTGGACGTGGAGGCCGAAGATGTTGAAGCGGCGGGCCACGTACTGCAGATCGTCCAGGAGCCGGCGGTAACGGGGCTTGGCCGTCACCTGCTGATCGCGCCACGGAGAGAATGGATGGGTGCCCGCGCAGCACACGAGTGTCGAGCGGCGGGCCGCCTCGGCCACTACGGCGCCGAA includes:
- the ggt gene encoding gamma-glutamyltransferase, with protein sequence MKGLVAAGHELTAMAGREVLDRGGNAFDAALAAALASFAAEPAMTSPGGGGFLLSVTPSEAELYDFFPDVPGRGRSRTDEAEFFRADVSFSGAVQSFYIGRGAAAVPGVLKGLAVVHERRCTMELADLAAPAVRYAREGVRLTAGQARFHEILAPMLTASDEARAVFAPGGRLLGEGEILRNPALADTLERLAAGGLDAFYGGEFAGRILDSFGRRGLITAEDLSDYRVEVRRPLVFSYRDWTVHTNPPPSSGGCLVALALKILERFGVARLAPCGVEALRLRYETMRMVERRRGEGGFFASLYDGSLPGADSEAAAMAAAVAAALAGSSVVGGTTHISVVDGLGNAVSITTSNGEGCGYMVPATGIMLNNMLGEHDVNPLGFHRQGPGVRLSSMMAPTVAVGDGRRRIVLGSAGSRRIRSAIVSVLVNMIDHGLAVDRAVGAPRVHLEDGLLHVEGGIEAGVLRELEELGVPLRRWEGRDLFFGGVNAVSVDERGEARGAGDPRRGGVCR
- a CDS encoding YbdK family carboxylate-amine ligase codes for the protein MAVIFKTSREFTVGIEVEAQLVDGSDMSLVPASTAIIDALGSSRFGDSIKHELMLSNIEVVTSVCADVAEAERDLREKFGAVVAEAARRSTLVCCAGTHPFSPWRDQQVTAKPRYRRLLDDLQYVARRFNIFGLHVHIGVGGGEKCVYVMNRLVEHLPKLLALSANSPFWEGEFTGLMSYRTKVFETLPIAGLPFYFDDWRDYVDIIEKYKATGTIRSFRDIWWDVRPHPDFGTIEARVCDVPSTLGEICAVAALIQALVVRFSRDFDAGVPCERTHPAIIRENKWRACRYGLDALLIDAGGVGTDSASDSVLRLLDMLRREMDELGTLGYADRVRAAVAAGGGAMRQLARWRESGELASVVEELVDLLRGELE